Proteins found in one Pocillopora verrucosa isolate sample1 chromosome 12, ASM3666991v2, whole genome shotgun sequence genomic segment:
- the LOC131799853 gene encoding trichohyalin, whose amino-acid sequence MDLKWTISEEERTRHDALFYSQKPQDRYLSGEQARSLFIRSKLPLPELSKIWKLADVSRNNKLDIAEFAVAMHLIQSRLKGTDIPLKLPETLSPKHLTRISIPFISVEEKAAYERAFRWKNGHKTGYIDAETACSVLIGSGLLEDILARIWDLSDIDRDGKLSLEEFLIAVHITRFCKQGNSIEGNVNVRSILSEQLTEECYDSKRLRLAEVQTEKRKLLSVKEKLCHEIAGDLEEEVMAQKIQDELDQVERRVYVLEKEENELRRALQKLKDKSKRESFKPFDRSFLLKRQPTGEDIFRGAYKNHRVPVGGREDEEILTLWREDGDLKDFGATISEEPSIPTSPTNIHQDQSGRTVIELNENHQPCSPDSSKASLESTSPAINGFESNVDAERLHSVYSNNNENEDNKNKTDPEARNEERAEEGDKSVEKKGLSHVDKDKQENLIISDSSPSNLQPTVNGGNASELTQQQELYSSTIADSSSEKNTMNENRTDDEKTGALRMATQNGICTTDSEKEALRYDAGGLKSKPATQGSFQAPLEETIDVVTAPSAESSAASRMDGLLLRLEEDDGNLIRNEKDIQMSNGEGTSPRSLTQDELIPYVMEEKKRKDEERAKQREIDNEMRRKAREELDKQKEENKKIAEQRKAKFEEERQRLEKQTALAQEKQEPKKAPLSRTEAGRMIEEELEQQRVREELMRIENEKIKEKERLEVEKQKSKHAKKEEHPLAFHNKDLVQKPIFDERKDVIDGSDTQGLRISSKRGSVIDLSAGDDIVHNEVKKRPLENRPSQELLQTHRQPQEQSQPQPQPVVRRAKENGKVTTTRKAENRKSFVQLDIERQKEREEELRREAEIARKIHLKKQMEGGSKDVEVLREEVAKTKEYHPESNGVDGKTTSTKKQTEIEAVVQQTNTQIIETPPVDQVDAKQAAENGTEMGETQRNAEEEEKRRKREEEKELFRQMQEQEKKRREAQKADLERIRKEVDRKEAEEMMRVKLEKEEEKKKQREEERRKAEERQKDKMERQKLQENQSETRRTAFAAHKLILEQRVLKALEESKQEATGPRRRASNCERLTEGLDLDEPSPPEEGNDDSASVGVKLRKANFENTAARKDSNEELRKKRYSLNLDQFRQPITSSTDASVKSKHPGSVGRKYADDVFDKGTRAQIEREEELLRRVGWKAPSNEGKLTKAKSVGDLSMKKGQNEDKKAVPVVLRRVSFVKDDTDSADGIPTFSDSRIQRELEEQRMREAIVKKETSEAEKRHRLEEGKKKVVEVASDKKDLSLKDIKRNPLPNKIQVKKPTNRDSLTHSMATHWENMLQSQEGNEAVNKKEVRKSRIEMEREEERRREEELQKERERVKLEIKQKEEANKSEQQRKMEEEMEKKRKAKEEKEKRQQRTSAMKSMFEKMGGKK is encoded by the exons ATGGACTTAAAGTGGACGATATCTGAGGAGGAAAGAACTCGCCATGATGCTTTGTTTTACAGCCAAAAACCTCAAGATAGATACCTATCAG GAGAGCAAGCCAGATCTTTATTTATAAGATCTAAACTGCCTCTACCAGAGCTGAGCAAAATATG GAAACTTGCAGATGTTTCGCGGAACAACAAGTTAGACATCGCTGAGTTTGCTGTGGCAATGCATCTTATTCAGAGCCGTTTAAAAGGCACAGATATTCCCCTCAAGCTGCCGGAGACCCTAAGTCCAAAGCATCTAACTCGTATAAGCATTCCTTTTATATCAGTGGAGGAAAAAGCAGCTTATGAAAGAGCTTTCAGGTGGAAAAATGGCCATAAGACAGGTTATATTGATG CTGAAACTGCTTGTTCTGTTCTTATTGGATCAGGCCTTCTTGAGGACATTTTAGCAAGAATCTG GGATTTGTCAGACATTGATCGAGATGGAAAACTCTCTCTTGAAGAATTTCTGATAGCTGTGCATATAACACGATTCTGCAAGCAAG GTAACTCAATTGAGGGAAATGTAAATGTAAGATCAATTCTATCAGAACAG CTGACAGAGGAGTGTTATGACAGCAAGAGACTACG ACTGGCCGAAgtccaaactgaaaaaaggaagctCCTTTCAGTAAAG GAAAAACTGTGCCACGAAATAGCCGGTGACTTAGAAGAAGAGGTGATGGCCCAGAAGATACAAGACGAACTGGATCAAGTTGAAAGACGAGTTTACGTTTTGGAAAAGGAGGAAAATGAGCTGAGACGG GCGCTGCAAAAACTCAAAGACAAATCGAAGCGAGAGAGCTTTAAGCCGTTTGACCGAAGTTTTCTGCTCAAACGTCAACCAACTGGTGAAGATATTTTCCGTGGGGCCTACAAGAATCATAGAGTACCTGTTGGAGGCAGAGAAGATGAAGAAATACTAACTCTGTGGAGAGAAGATGGCGACCTGAAAG ATTTTGGTGCCACAATATCAGAAGAACCCTCAATACCTACGTCACCCACGAATATCCATCAGGATCAGTCTGGGAGAACTGTGATCGAGTTGAACGAAAACCACCAGCCTTGTAGCCCTGATTCCTCCAAAGCATCTCTTGAATCGACGTCTCCAGCCATCAACGGTTTCGAAAGTAACGTAGATGCGGAGAGATTGCACTCTGTTTACTCCAATAACAACGAAAACGAAGATAACAAGAATAAAACCGACCCTGAGGCGAGAAACGAAGAGAGGGCAGAGGAAGGTGACAAATCAGTGGAAAAGAAAGGTCTTTCACATGTTGACAAG GACAAACAGGAGAACTTGATAATCAGCGACTCGTCACCAAGCAATCTACAGCCCACTGTAAACGGTGGCAACGCCTCAGAATTAACACAACAACAAGAATTATACTCGAGCACCATTGCAGACAGCAGTAGTGAGAAAAACacaatgaatgaaaacagaacagacGATGAAAAGACAGGGGCGTTAAGGATGGCAACACAAAATGGCATTTGTACGACGGACAGTGAAAAAGAGGCATTAAGGTACGATGCTGGAGGGTTAAAAAGCAAACCAGCAACACAAGGTTCTTTTCAAGCCCCTTTAGAGGAAACGATTGATGTTGTCACAGCACCTTCAGCTGAGTCGTCGGCCGCATCTAGAATGGATGGTTTGCTTTTAAGGCTGGAAGAGGACGATGGAAACCTAATCAG aaaCGAGAAAGATATTCAAATGAGTAACGGAGAAGGAACTTCGCCGCGTAGTTTGACGCAAGATGAACTTATTCCCTACGTTAtggaagagaaaaagagaaaagatgaagaaaGAGCTAAACAGAGAGAGATAGATAACGAAATGCGTAGGAAAGCTCGTGAAGAGCTCGATAAACAGAAGGAGGAGAACAAAAAGATAGCAGAGCAAAGAAAGGCAAAGTTTGAGGAAGAGAGACAGAGACTTGAAAAGCAAACTGCATTGGCGCAAGAAAAACAGGAACCGAAGAAAGCTCCCCTATCAAGAACAGAAGCAGGGAGAATGATCGAGGAAGAGCTGGAACAGCAAAGAGTACGCGAGGAGTTGATGCGGatagaaaacgaaaaaattaaggaaaaagaaaggctTGAGGTAGAAAAGCAGAAATCGAAGCATGCCAAAAAGGAAGAGCATCCTTTGGCTTTTCACAACAAGGATCTCGTGCAAAAACCAATCTTCGATGAAAGAAAGGATGTAATCGATGGCAGTGATACACAAGGGCTAAGGATCTCGTCCAAACGCGGTAGTGTCATTGATTTGAGTGCAGGCGATGACATTGTTCATAATGAGGTTAAGAAACGACCTCTTGAGAATAGACCTTCTCAGGAGTTGTTGCAAACACACCGCCAGCCACAAGAGCAGTCTCAACCCCAACCACAGCCGGTTGTTCGCAGGGCTAAGGAAAACGGAAAGGTGACGACGACGCGAAAGGCTGAAAATCGTAAGAGTTTTGTTCAGTTAGACATAGAGCGGCAGAAGGAGAGAGAAGAAGAACTTCGGAGAGAAGCAGAAATTGCCCGtaaaattcatttaaagaaGCAGATGGAAGGTGGCAGTAAGGATGTTGAAGTGTTGCGCGAGGAAGTCGCGAAAACGAAAGAGTATCACCCCGAGTCTAACGGAGTCGATGGAAAAACGACCTCAACGAAGAAACAGACGGAGATAGAGGCAGTTGTTCAGCAAACGAACACACAAATTATTGAGACGCCTCCAGTCGACCAGGTTGATGCTAAACAAGCAGCCGAAAATGGGACAGAGATGGGAGAAACGCAACGAAACGcggaagaagaggaaaaacgaCGGAAACGCGAGGAAGAGAAGGAACTTTTTCGGCAGATGCAggagcaagaaaagaaaaggcgAGAAGCACAAAAAGCTGATCTCGAAAGGATAAGGAAAGAGGTCGACCGCAAAGAAGCTGAGGAGATGATGCGTGTGAagcttgaaaaagaagaagagaagaaaaagcaGCGTGAAGAAGAACGTAGAAAAGCCGAAGAACGCCAGAAAGACAaaatggaaagacaaaaattgcaggaaaatCAATCAGAAACCAGGAGGACGGCGTTTGCTGCGCATAAATTGATCTTAGAACAGCGCGTTTTAAAAGCATTggaagaaagtaaacaagaagCCACCGGTCCTAGAAGACGCGCTTCGAACTGTGAACGTCTTACAGAAGGATTGGATCTGGATGAACCCTCTCCTCCAGAAGAAGGTAACGACGACTCTGCCAGTGTTGGAGTAAAACTAAGAAAGGCGAACTTTGAAAACACAGCTGCCAGGAAGGATTCTAATGAGGAGTTGCGAAAGAAGCGATATTCGCTCAATCTTGACCAGTTTCGTCAGCCAATCACCTCGTCTACAGACGCTTCCGTGAAAAGTAAGCATCCGGGATCTGTTGGTAGGAAATACGCTGATGACGTATTCGATAAGGGAACGCGGGCGCAGATAGAAAGAGAGGAAGAACTGTTGCGGCGAGTTGGATGGAAAGCTCCTTCGAATGAAGGCAAACTTACTAAAGCGAAAAGTGTTGGAGATTTGTCAATGAAAAAGGGACAAAACGAGGATAAAAAGGCGGTCCCTGTTGTCCTACGAAGGGTTTCGTTTGTTAAAGATGATACCGACAGCGCGGATGGTATCCCTACATTTTCTGATTCGAGGATACAGAGAGAGCTGGAGGAACAGCGCATGCGTGAAGCAATTGTAAAGAAAGAGACATCAGAAGCAGAGAAAAGGCATCGACTCgaagaagggaaaaagaaagttgTCGAAGTAGCCAGTGATAAGAAAGATTTGAGCTTAAAGGATATCAAGAGAAATCCACTCCCAAACAAAATACAG GTTAAAAAACCAACAAACCGAGACTCCCTGACTCACTCCATGGCAACGCATTGGGAGAATATGTTACAGTCGCAAGAAGGAAACGAAGCAGT CAATAAGAAGGAAGTAAGGAAAAGCAGGATCGAG AtggaaagagaagaagaaagacgAAGAGAGGAGGAATtacagaaagaaagagagagggtcaagttagaaataaaacagaaagaggAAGCCAATAAATCCGAGCAGCAG CGGAAAATGGAGgaagaaatggagaaaaagaggaaagcaaAAGAGGAAAAG GAAAAGCGTCAACAGCGGACTTCTGCGATGAAATCAATGTTCGAGAAAATGGGCGGGAAGAAGTAA
- the LOC131799901 gene encoding nucleolar complex protein 4 homolog gives MADVKEETAKKVKTIKEKTKAILESDTNSNFIVDILELSETQDEKVLVGFIRSAHKIFTTFSSRGKLFRSSKQKRSLEEEGSSDPQDVFRSWLHDKYLLTLTRLLHLLRVGSQNVKEFALCTLMKFLVEEAKHDRNSKSTDRFPTVLFKKTCDALFDGRYSMKNCIERFAEYLEYDDVRFYVLKNLTKVLGDALNSEESQRRFLVENAFAMLSQVKMKKQNEDMTNLLIEVKQRKNENSERNEYSFLELKNHQKAFSSAWLALLRLPLSSEVHKKVLLNLHTDVLPHMTDPKLLMDFLTDSYNTGGVTSLLALNSLFVLIHQYNLDYPDFFKKLYALFEPNIFYLKYQARFFHLADLFLMSTHLPAYLVAAFVKRLSRLSLSAPPSGAMLAIPFVCNLMKRHPSVAVLIHRKQAGKLLLDHGTEENIADLSKGDPFIVDEPDPAKCNAMKSSLWELKSLQSHFYPGVASLVEILEKPLNTGETNISKYFDDGYNQLFQRECIKITDQNAHLEFQVPKSLISKDMAERWVLE, from the exons atggcggatgTCAAGGAGGAAACTGCGAAGAAGGTGAAGACAATCAAAGAGAAAACTAAAGCTATTCTAGAGAGTGATACCAATTCAAACTTCATTGTGGATATCCTGGAATTATCAGAAACCCAAGACGAGAAAGTTTTGGTGGGATTCATAAGATCAGCGcacaaaattttcacaactttttcaTCGCGGGGAAAGCTGTTTCGATCGTCGAAACAAAAGCGTTCCCTTGAAGAAGAAGGGAGTTCAGATCCTCAAGATGTTTTCAGATCCTGGCTACACGATAAATATTTGTTGACCTTGACTCGGCTTCTACATTTGCTTCGCGTCGGATCGCAAAACGTAAAGGAGTTTGCTCTTTGTACCTTGATGAAGTTTCTCGTGGAGGAGGCAAAACACGACAGGAACTCGAAATCTACCGATCGTTTTCCTACAGTTCTATTTAAGAAAACTTGCGATGCGTTGTTTGATGGCAGGTACAGTATGAAGAACTGTATCGAAAGGTTTGCTGAGTACTTAGAATATGATGATGTCAGGTTTTACGTGCTCAAAAATCTGACAAAAGTCCTCGGAGACGCTTTAAATAGCGAAGAAAGCCAACGTCGGTTTCTTGTAGAAAATGCATTCGCAATGCTAAGCCAGGTGAAAATGAAGAAGCAAAACGAGGATATGACGAATCTTTTGATAGAAGTAAAGCaacggaaaaatgaaaatagtgaGAGGAATGAGTACAGCTTTCTAGAGTTGAAGAATCATCAAAAAGCCTTTAGTTCTGCCTGGCTAGCACTACTGAGGCTTCCATTGTCATCTGAAGTTCATAAGAAGGTTTTACTCAACTTACATACAGATGTGTTACCACACATGACAGATCCAAAACTGCTTATGGATTTTCTCACTGACTCTTACAACACTGGTGGTGTAACAAGCCTTTTGGCACTCAACAGCCTTTTTGTTCTTATCCACCAGTATAACCTGGACTATCCTGACTTTTTTAAGAAGCTTTATGCATTGTTTgaaccaaacattttttatttgaagtaCCAAGCAAGGTTCTTCCACTTGGCAGACTTGTTCCTGATGTCCACCCATCTTCCAGCATACCTGGTGGCAGCCTTTGTCAAAAGGTTGTCACGCCTTTCTTTATCTGCTCCCCCATCTGGTGCAATGTTGGCCATACCTTTCGTCTGCAATCTCATGAAACGACATCCAAGTGTTGCAGTTCTTATCCATCGCAAACAA GCGGGAAAACTGTTGCTTGATCATGGCACAGAAGAGAACATTGCAGATCTCAGCAAAGGTGATCCATTCATTGTCGATGAACCTGACCCTGCTAAATGCAATGCCATGAAGAGTTCCTTGTGGGAACTAAAATCTTTGCAGAGTCACTTCTATCCTGGTGTGGCATCCCTTGTGGAAATTCTAGAGAAGCCTCTCAATACTGGTGAAACCAACATCTCAAAGTACTTTGATGATGGTTATAACCAACTGTTTCAGAGAGAGTGTATTAAGATTACAGATCAGAATGCACATTTGGAGTTCCAAGTTCCCAAGAGTCTTATCAGTAAGGATATGGCAGAGAGATGGGTCTTGGAATAG